A window from Ovis canadensis isolate MfBH-ARS-UI-01 breed Bighorn chromosome 4, ARS-UI_OviCan_v2, whole genome shotgun sequence encodes these proteins:
- the LOC138439037 gene encoding uncharacterized protein → MRLEEPGGQELDPVVKAEREAGWVRLAAYERRRERERRGAEARRGEAGRKGCEPSADLSSASRRPNAALVPDAVAGGAASLRASDPGVRKGRAVGPARRALAQEEAWALRARWRRRSSLIRQAASPTFQSDPSQSSQNSSQRRVKLELQAGFPVSARTSGAEGNLAEGCLVKGIPGTAGQGLHFSKLEEAGSSGVGAAAVSSLLRELGSFTRDLRRDRGARPRRARPHSRAGKRGNPKLP, encoded by the exons ATGAGGCTGGAGGAGCCAGGGGGCCAAGAG CTTGACCCGGTAGTGAAGGCTGAGAGAGAGGCAGGCTGGGTCCGCCTGGCAGCCTACGAGAGGAGGCGGGAGCGGGAAAGGAGGGGAGCCGAGGCCCGGCGTGGGGAGGCCGGCAGGAAGGGCTGCGAGCCCAGCGCGGACCTTTCTTCAGCCTCCCGGCGGCCGAACGCAGCGCTAG TGCCGGACGCTGTGGCTGGTGGCGCCGCGAGCCTCCGGGCGTCGGATCCCGGCGTGAGAAAGGGCAGAGCTGTGGGACCCGCCCGGCGTGCCCTCGCCCAGGAGGAGGCCTGGGCGCTGCGGGCCAGGTGGAGGCGTCGGAGTTCACTAATTAGACAGGCTGCGTCTCCCACGTTTCAGTCAGACCCGTCTCAAAGTTCTCAGAATTCCTCTCAGAGGAGAGTAAAGTTAGAACTGCAGGCTGGTTTTCCTGTCAGCGCCCGTACCTCGGGTGCAGAAGGGAACTTAGCGGAGGGTTGTCTGGTGAAAGGCATTCCAGGCACCGCGGGGCAGGGGCTTCACTTTTCCAAGTTGGAAGAAGCGGGAagcagtggggtgggggctgccgcGGTGAGCAGCCTCCTCAGAGAACTGGGCAGTTTCACGCGGGATCTGCGGCGAGACCGCGGGGCACGCCCTCGTCGCGCGCGCCCTCACAGCCGGGCTGGGAAGAGGGGAAACCCTAAGCTGCCCTGA